Proteins from one Microcaecilia unicolor chromosome 2, aMicUni1.1, whole genome shotgun sequence genomic window:
- the C2H5orf30 gene encoding UNC119-binding protein C5orf30 homolog, with the protein MEVDVNGDLRTTISSLPLPASGEGNSPVKAEAEKPRCSSTPCSPMRRTVSGYQILHMDSNYLVGFTTGEELLKLAQKRTGADAMTGEALPNLPTLRSKQLDSGLSRSSRLYKTRSRYYQPYDIPAVNGRRRRRMPSSGDKCTKAVPYEPYKAIHGPLPLCLVKGKRVHSKSLDYLNLDKMNMKEPADTEVLQYQLQHLTLRGDRVFARNST; encoded by the coding sequence ATGGAAGTGGATGTGAATGGAGATTTGCGGACTACCATATCTTCCCTCCCTTTGCCTGCTTCAGGGGAGGGGAATTCTCCAGTCAAAGCAGAGGCAGAGAAGCCTCGCTGCTCTAGTACTCCATGTTCCCCAATGCGAAGGACTGTATCCGGTTATCAGATTCTTCACATGGATTCTAATTACTTGGTTGGCTTTACAACTGGTGAGGAGCTTTTGAAATTAGCCCAGAAGCGCACAGGAGCTGATGCAATGACAGGAGAAGCTTTACCAAATTTACCCACCTTGCGTTCGAAACAGCTGGATTCAGGACTTTCTCGTTCTTCGCGGTTATACAAAACCAGGAGTAGATATTATCAGCCATATGATATCCCAGCAGTTAATGGAAGAAGGCGAAGGCGGATGCCAAGCTCAGGAGATAAGTGCACCAAGGCTGTACCATACGAACCCTACAAGGCCATCCATGGTCCTTTGCCTCTTTGTCTTGTCAAAGGTAAGAGGGTTCATTCTAAATCCTTGGACTACCTCAATTTAGACAAAATGAACATGAAAGAACCAGCTGATACAGAAGTTCTGCAGTATCAGCTTCAACATCTCACTCTTAGAGGAGATCGTGTGTTTGCTAGAAACAGTACATGA